Sequence from the Fictibacillus arsenicus genome:
TAGGGTACTTGATAAGCGAGACCGTTCGGCTGAAGGAACTTACGATATTTGCTTTTCGATGTGGTGACACTTAAAGCACCGAGCGATCTGCCATGGAAACAGCCGATAAAGGAAACGACATACGGCCGTTTCGTTACATGCTTGGCTAGTTTGATCGCTCCCTCAATTGCCTCTGTACCACTGTTAGCAAAGAAGAAACAATCGAGATCACCAGGTAAAACTTTTGCCAATTCCTTTGAAAGCTTCAAGATCGATTCATACATGATGACACCAGAAGGGCCATGCATGAGATGGTCAGCACCATTTTTAATCGCTTGTACGACTTTCGGATGACGATGACCCGTGTTAGCTGTTGCGATCCCAGAAGTGAAATCCAGATATTTCTTTCCATCTAATCCGTAGTAATAACAGCCTTCCGCTTTTACTACAGGTAGATTTGGATGATCCTTAGCCATACTGGGGGCTAATAGATCGGGCATTTCCGTTACAAGATTACTCCAGTTTGTTGACACAAAATGACCTCCTTGAATATTCAATCTCTCGTTGTATAAAAAATTCCTATACAGAATATCCATGCAAGTTTTGTGCCAAAATATTAATAAATTTTATACTTTTTTAATTTTCTAACAATTGAAGGTTGACTTGTCCCAAGTGCATTCGCTATACGTATTGTTGTTATGTATTTTTTTCTCGCTTTTAATAAAATTTGTTTTTCCGTTTCCTCCAATAATTCTTTTAATGTTTTATCGCTATCAACTGAAGGCGGAGAAAGGGTAGGCCCTTTTTTTAAATGGTCTGGAAGCTGTTCTACTGAAATAAGGGTTGATGGTGAGAGAACGACTAATCTTTCCATAATATTAATAAGTTCCCGCACATTGCCTTTCCATTCGTAATGCAACAAGTGGTGCACGACCGCTTCATCTAATTTCTTTTCGCGATTATATTTCTCCTCAAATTGCTGCAGCAGCAAATGTATAAGAGGTACAATGTCTTCTGTTCGTTTTCGGAGAGGAGGGATTGTTACAGGAACAACGTTTAATCGAAAATATAGATCTTCCCGGAATCTTTTCTCTTGAATAGCAGTATTCAAGTCTTTATTCGTAGCAGATATCAACCGGAAATCCACTTTGATTGGCTTTGTTCCACCTACTCGGTAAAACTGTTTTTCCTGAATCACTTTTAACACTTTTACTTGATGATGCAGCGGCAATTCACCTATTTCATCTAAAAAGAGTGTTCCGCCATTAGAGAGTTCAATCAAACCTACCTTTCCTTTTTGGTGTGCACCTGTAAATGCACCGGATTCGTAGCCGAATAATTCAGCTTCAAACAACGAATCTGGAATTGCACCGCAGTTTACTTCAATGAACGGTCCTTTGTTTCGATGGCTTTTATTATGTATGAATTTTGCTAGAAGTGATTTTCCAACACCAGATTCGCCAAGAATCAGCGCATTCACATCGACTTCAGATAATTGAAGCGCTGTACTGATTACCTTTTTCATATCTTCACTGTTTGCTATGATTCCGGCATCCATGAGTTGCTTACTTCTCAACAGATCCAATTCGCTTTTAACACGTTCCATTTCTTCTTCCATTGTAATTAAAAAATCTTTGTATTCTGCTAGTTCAGTAATATCATGCGAATAACTGACAATCCTGTAAAGCTCACCTTTTTCGTTATACACGGGGATGCCTGTTACCAGCAGTTTTTTTCCTTTATTCGTTGTTTGGACAAAGGTG
This genomic interval carries:
- a CDS encoding sigma-54 interaction domain-containing protein; translated protein: MTSSSTWNENEQILHSLKDDILVTNVDGIILKVSEVTGKIYGVDSESLIGKSVYDLERQGLFTPILTPMVVKENKKITFVQTTNKGKKLLVTGIPVYNEKGELYRIVSYSHDITELAEYKDFLITMEEEMERVKSELDLLRSKQLMDAGIIANSEDMKKVISTALQLSEVDVNALILGESGVGKSLLAKFIHNKSHRNKGPFIEVNCGAIPDSLFEAELFGYESGAFTGAHQKGKVGLIELSNGGTLFLDEIGELPLHHQVKVLKVIQEKQFYRVGGTKPIKVDFRLISATNKDLNTAIQEKRFREDLYFRLNVVPVTIPPLRKRTEDIVPLIHLLLQQFEEKYNREKKLDEAVVHHLLHYEWKGNVRELINIMERLVVLSPSTLISVEQLPDHLKKGPTLSPPSVDSDKTLKELLEETEKQILLKARKKYITTIRIANALGTSQPSIVRKLKKYKIY